From Lolium perenne isolate Kyuss_39 chromosome 5, Kyuss_2.0, whole genome shotgun sequence, a single genomic window includes:
- the LOC127302532 gene encoding UDP-glucose 4-epimerase 3, with amino-acid sequence MAIGGAGEGDGAGSGEGRSVLVTGGAGFIGTHTVLQLLGKGYAVTVVDNFHNSVPEALDRVRHIAGPALSARLHFILGDLTIKDDIEKVFAARRYDAVIHFAGLKAVAESVAHPEMYNRNNIVGTVNLYDVMKQHGCNKLVFSSSATVYGQPEKVPCVEDSPLKALNPYGRTKLYLEEMLRDYQHANPEWRTILLRYFNPIGAHESGDIGEDPRGVPNNLLPYIQQVAVGRLPVLNVYGHDYRTRDGTAVRDYIHVVDLADGHIAALEKLFATPDIGCVAYNLGTGRGTTVLEMVRAFEKAYGKEIPVKMCPRRPGDSEQVYASTAKAEKELGWRAKYGIEEMCRDQWNWARKNPYGYCGNAEKEE; translated from the exons atggcgatcggCGGCGCGGGCGAGGGCGACGGGGCCGGGAGCGGCGAGGGGAGGAGCGTGCTGGTGACGGGCGGCGCGGGCTTCATCGGCACGCACACGGTGCTGCAGCTGCTGGGCAAGGGCTACGCCGTCACCGTCGTCGACAACTTCCACAACTCCGTCCCCGAGGCGCTCGACCGCGTCCGCCACATCGCCGGACCCGCCCTCTCCGCCCGCCTCCACTTCATCCTT GGGGATTTGACGATCAAGGATGACATCGAGAAGGTGTTCGCCGCCAGgag GTACGACGCCGTGATCCACTTCGCCGGGCTGAAGGCGGTGGCGGAGAGCGTGGCGCACCCGGAGATGTACAACCGCAACAACATCGTCGGCACCGTCAACCTCTACGACGTCATGAAGCAACACGGATGCAACAAG CTGGTGTTCTCGTCGTCGGCGACCGTGTACGGCCAGCCGGAGAAGGTGCCCTGCGTCGAGGACTCCCCACTCAAGGCCCTCAACCCGTACGGCAGGACAAAG CTGTACCTTGAGGAGATGCTGCGCGACTACCAGCACGCGAACCCGGAGTGGCGGACGATCCTGCTGCGCTACTTCAACCCGATCGGCGCGCACGAGAGCGGTGACATCGGGGAGGACCCCAGGGGCGTGCCCAACAACCTGCTGCCCTACATCCAGCAGGTGGCCGTGGGCAGGCTCCCCGTGCTCAACGTCTACGGCCACGACTACCGCACCAGGGACGGCACCGCCGTCAGGGACTACATCCACGTCGTCGACCTCGCCGACGGCCACATCGCCGCGCTCGAGAAGCTCTTCGCCACCCCCGACATCGGCTGCGTCGCGTACAACCTCGGCACCGGCCGCGGGACGACCGTGCTGGAGATGGTGCGCGCCTTCGAGAAGGCATACGGCAAG GAAATCCCGGTGAAGATGTGCCCCAGGAGGCCCGGCGATTCGGAGCAGGTGTACGCGTCCACCGCCAAGGCCGAGAAGGAGCTCGGCTGGAG AGCCAAGTACGGGATCGAGGAGATGTGCAGGGACCAGTGGAACTGGGCCAGGAAGAATCCCTATGGCTACTGCGGCAACGCCGAGAAGGAAGAGTGA